From Chryseobacterium camelliae:
TTATAGGCCAAGCTCATCGCTACCATACCGCCGATATCATGGCCCAGCACAAAAGCCTCATGAAGGCCCAACTGAAGGATAATCTCATAAATATCCGATGCCATCGTTTTTTTGTCGTATCCGGAATCAGGCGTTGCAGAACTGCCCATTCCCCGGATATCCACCACAAAGACCCGGAAATGTTTAGCTAATTGTGGAGCAATTCTATGGAATGAATACCAGGTTTGCGGCCATCCCGGAAGGCAGATCAGAGGAGATCCGCTGCCTCCTTCCACATAATGGAGCTTTATTCCGTTCACATCAATAGTATGATTGGTAAATCCTTCCCAGTTTTTGATCAGTTCTTCGTCTGTATATTCAGTGTGCATAGCAGTGAAATTAAGGTTAATGGATATTTATTTTCTTGTTAAAGCCTCTTCGGCAGTGGTCCAGGTCAAATCCGAATATCTCCCGTTATCCAGCGTATGGTGATGGGCGGCAAACATACTGTACAGGTACTGCATCTGCTGCCACGCAGGATACAGCTGGTGTTCTCCTTCGGGATGCTGTTTCCTGATTTTTGTAATTGTATCCATAAACCCTTCCATTGATCCCTGATTCTGAAGTTCAAACGGTGTTCCGAATACGCTTTCAGTGAGCGGAACAAGATCTTCCGGACTTATCCGGAATCCGGCAATGCGCAGGTAGCGCGGAGCAGCATCATCCAATGCCGCGGCGGCTGTAAAAGCAGCTGTATCATCCAGGGTGGTGAAATCAATTTCCCATCCGGATTTACCCTCGTAATAAGCAATGGTGCGGTTTTTTGTATTCATAAGCGGAATATCGTATTGCAGGACATAGGCAAAAGCTCCATTGAAAACGGAAGTAGCCTGAATAGGGCGGCTATCGATAAGGGCTGCAAAAGTTTTGCGCAAATCGAAATTACGGTTGCATCCTTCAGGCAGCTGCGTATAATCAGTACAGAAATCAGAGGGGATGAAACGTGGTACACCTGCTTTAACGGCAGCCTCCAGAAGTTTAGCCTGTGTTTCTACGATAACGTTGTGCAGCCCTGCGAGTGCAGATACTACACAGGATACGCCGGAACAGGCAGACTCCAGCATGGAAGAAGCATTAAAATCCACTTGAATAACATTAACGCCTAGATTCTCCAGCGCATTCACTTTTTCTGCATCGCTTTCCGTGCGTACTAAGGCTTTCACTTCTGCTCCCCGACTGATCAGTTCACGGCAGATTTTTTCTCCAAGGCTCCCGGTGGCACCGGCAACCAAAATTGTTTTTTTCATAATTGTCATATTGTTCATATGCCAAAACTATGAATTATCGGAAGCCGCGAAACTACCAATTGGTAGTTTATCAGGCCTTCTCAGCGGATGTTTTTCCGGATGCGGCTCAGCGCATTGGGCGTAATGCCGAGATAAGAAGCCAACTGTTTTACAGATACCCGCTGCATGAAACCTGGTTTCTTTAAAAACTCAAGATAGCGCTCTTCCACTGTAAGGGTCTGGAAACGGATAATTTCGTCGATCATGCGTATGGCCATAGATTCCCAGATTTTCCTCCCGAATTCCTGCCAGGCGGGAAGTTCACGATACAATAATTCCATATCGGCCTTTTCAATGTAATACAGTTCGGTTTCTTCAATGGCTTCCACATTAAAACGGGTCGGCTCCTGATGTTTAAAGCTGGTGATCTCCGTAAAAAATTCATCCGGCAGTACTACCCAGGCGGTTAGTTCCCGGTCTTCGCTATACACAAAACGCAGGGCTCCGCTCCTGATATAATAATACCGGCTTGCTACCTGTCCCTTTTTTAACAACAGCTGCCCCTTCCGCACTGTTTTCACATGGAATTTGGAAAGGATCATTTGCAGGTCATCATTAGAGAAATGACCGGACCGGATTAGAAAATCTACAAATTCCTGCATGATGATAGATTAATTTTTATGACTGACCCGTGTAAAGTTCAATAAAACAAATGTATAATAAAAGTTGGATAATTAATCCCAGGCAAGATTTTACAATAATCTTATGTCAGGAAATGTCTCTGCCTGAAGCAAAATTTCAATAATAATTTACGGTAATCCGCAAGGAAGCAGGTAATATCATCCTATCTATCTTTGGTTGAAAATTAAAGCATAAGTGATGAAGCCATAAAGCCTTGTTTAATTACAAGGCTTTACATTTAAAAATGGATACTGCTTATTTAACTGCTGTAGCTTCCAGTTCCACTTTCAGGGTTTCAAAAAGGCTTTTTACCTCCAGCACGGTAGAAGCCTGCCTGATCCCGTTGTCAGTGAGCCATTCCTGTACAATCCCGAAATTTTCAAAAAGTTCTGATGCTGAAGTGGTGTATATATTCAGCCGCACAATATGGTTCAGTTCATACCCCGCTTCCCGGATTACCTTTTCAAGATTCCGGATGGTATGGAGCAGTTGCGACCGCATATCCCGGTCACTTGAAATGCCATCGTCACTGATGGCAGTCTGGCCGGAAACATACAAAGTGCTTTCAACATTCCTTACTTCCACAGCCTGAACATAATTTCTTTCCTCCTGCCAGGTCCATGGATTGATCACCTGTTTTTCCATTGAATGAGTGTTTACAATTAGGATACAAAACTGCAGATATTATAGGCATTATGGCTGTGACGCAGATCACTTTATTGATTTCCGCTTTTGTACAGCCTGCTCAGGGTTTCCCTTGAAACACCGAGATACAGTGACAACAACGATTTCGGAATCCTTTGAACCAGCGCAGGATAAAGCTGTAAAAACTGTTCATACTTCTTTTTCGGGGATAACGTGAGCAGTGAAAGGATCCTTCTTTGATTGGCTATATGCCCTTTAACAGACTTATCAAGAAAATATCCGGATACATGAGGGTAACGTTCAATAAGCATCCGGTAGTCCTCATAATGCAGGCTGTAGATTTCGCTATCTTCAATGCACTGAAGGTTAGACACCGCCGGAACCTGATGGTAAAATGCAGAAAAATCTGTTTCCCACCAGTTTTCAAAAGCAAAAGACAGAATACATTCTTTCGCTTCTTCATCTGAATAAAACAGCTTAACCAGTCCGGAGGATATAAAATAGACATGGCTAACCTTATCGCCTTCCCTGAAAACATAGTCCCCTCTCTTCAGCTTCTGATGGTGAAACAAATCTTTAATCTCCAAAAACTCCTGATCGGTCAGGGGGTTAAACATATCAATGCTGGTTTTTGAAAAGTGCTCCATTTTTTTTAATTTTGATCCGAAGAATTCTATAGGGCTCAAAAAATGTTTCCACTTTTTCCGTTAGCCCGGTCTCCCACAATATACGCATTAAGTTGTATTCTGATCCTGAATATGAGCAAAGACATTTGGCAGGCTTTGCCTGAAACAGCATGATAACCGCATTGTGTTTCAAAAATCACAGAACATCATATCAATACCACCATTATACAAATCAGAGAGAAAACATGAAAATAATCGTCACCGGAGGGCCCGGAATGGGCAAGACCTCAATTATCGACACCCTGAAAGAAATGGGATACTCCACTGTACCGGAATCCGGAAGGAATATCATCAGGAACCAGGCTGAAACCTGTGGAGACCGGCTTCCATGGAAAGACCGGAAAGGATTTGCTGAGGAAATGTTCCATCAGGCCATTGAAGATTTTAACTGCGCAGACCGCCATGACAGCCTTACTTTTTTCGACCGTGGTTTACCCGATGCTATTGGTTACCTTCTGCTTTGCCAGATCCCCGTACCGGAAGCCATGTGGCTTGCTGCACAACAATACCGTTATTATGAGAAAGTCTTTATAACACATCCATGGAAAGACATTTACATCAATGATGAAGAACGCAAGCAAACTTTTGAGGAAGCTATCAAAACCTTTGAAGTAATGGATACGCTCTACCGCCATCTTGGGTACAGAGTAATTGAAATTCCCCAAACTGCCGTTTCTGAAAGGGCCGGATTTATACTTCAGGAAATCGGGAAGTGATTGCTTTTATTATTTTTTAATAAAATAAAAGTTAGTTTAAACTTCTATAAGAATGCGTCTGTTGAAATCAATAGATAATGCTATTCGAATGGTCAGAGTTTAACTTCATCCTTTTCCAGATTCCGCAGCCGGCGCGAAGCAAATCCTGAAAAAGCAACCATTCCGCCTAAGAATCCTATACCGATAAACAGTCCACGTATTCCCAGCCATTCTCCGAGAGGGTTAGCAATAAGAAGGCCTAAAGGCGCTGCAAGTCCCATAATCATATTCAGTAAAGACAATACCCTGCCCTGGATGTGATTAGGAATCACTGTCTGTAATAATGCTGTTAAAGGGGCATTGGCAAAAATAAAAGTCAGTGAACTGATTGCCCACCAGAATACGGACAGCCAGAACTGATCGGCAGGCATCAATGCCACAAAACTGATGGCGAAGCAGGATAAGCCCAATCCGGTAAGAATCCATATCATTTTACGCTTCGGAGCTATAAGGGTGATGATAATTCCTCCCCCAATCATACCCACTCCGGCAAGTCCTTCCATGATGCCTACTTCCCTGACACTCCCCTTAAAATAGTCCTTTATCAGAAGCGGCACAAACGTAAAAGTAGGCATAATGATGAGTACGATGCAGCCGAGCAAAAGAAAAAGCCTTTTCAGTCCCTGATCATTCCATACGAGAATAATTCCTTCCTTTAACTCAGATACGATATTATGTAGAAGCTGCTGACCATTCCTTGGTTTCCTGTATTGCGGAATCGAAAAAAAGAATAGCGGTGCAATGCCCAGCAAGGCGGTGAAAACGTCAATGCTCAACGCCCAGCCTAAAGGCATGACGCTTACCGCCAGTGCGCCCATCGGAGCACTCGCTATAAGGGTGGCTCCGTACAGGATCTGGTTCAAGCCCGCAGCACGCGGCAGAAAGTCTTCAGGAACAATCATTGCAGCACTGGCTTCGGCCGCCGGAGCCTGAAAAGCCTGCATCGCTCCCCTAATGCCCATCATGATGTAAATGTGCCATAATTCTATACTATCTGTGATAAATAAAAGCATGAGTCCTGCCATACAGATTGCGCTTACCGCATCGGCAAGGATCATAATCAACCTCCGGCTGTACCGGTCCGCAAATACGCCTCCGACAGGGCTCAACAATGCCTGCGGCAACAGGGCAACCGTTCCGGCCATAGCAAGTTTGCTTACACTTCCGGTAGTATCGGCAATCCACCACATCAACACAAACTGTGTGAGCGCGGAACCGATAATGGAAAAAGCCTGTCCGGAAAAAATAAACCAGTAACGCTTCTGCCAGCCAGTACCTGCTAGGGTAAGTTCATTTTGATTATGTTCTTCATCCAACCGCATAGGAGAATCCTTTTTCATAACACATGACTAAATATATTATCTGTCCAGCCACAGTTTAAACTGCGGCATCCTGATGCGGCTGACGATGATTTCCGCATCCCGGTTTCTTTTCAACATGATTTTTGCTTTTTCACCAAAATACTTGTGGATGCTTTCTATACTGTTAACATGCAGGATATACTGCCGGTTCACCCGGAAGAAAAACTGCGGATCCAGTTGCTCTTCCAGTTCATCAAGCGTATACGGAACAGCAACAGAACTGCCATCCAGCAGCACGAAATAGACGATCTTATTCTCCAGGCAGATATAATCGATCTCTTCGGTGGGTATTATCTTATACGTTTCCCGGTAATGCAGCAGAAAACGGTTCCGGTAGGTTTTCTGCCGGGTTTTCAGCATTTCCAGGATTGCGCCCGCATCCTCTCCTGACAACTGAGAACGGGTATGGATCACTTTTTCAAGGGCCTCTTCCAACTCTTCCCGGACAATAGGTTTCAGAAGATAAGCTGCTCCGTATACTTTGAAAGCCTGCAAAGCATATTCATCGTACGCTGTAGTAAAGATGACCGGTGCCTGAACATCTGCTCTTCTAAAAATCTCAAATGATAAACCATCCGCAAGCCGGATATCCATAAAGATGACATCAGGCTGACTGTGGGAAACCAGCCAGTCCACACTGTCTTGTACGGTGGGAAGAACGGCTAGCAGATTGGCCTGACCCGTTGTTTTCTCGACCATACTCTTCAGTAATTCTGCATTATGCTGCTCGTCTTCTATGATGATATACTCCATACTATTCCGTTATAAATTCAATAAAGGTAAAACTACCTCAAAAGAGGTCGGGGTTTCTACGATTTCAGGGGTTACATTGTCCAATAACAGATATCGTTCGCGGATATTTTTTAATCCCAATCCGATGCTTTTATAATCGATATTGATGCGCTGCAGATTATTCCTCACGGCAATCTTACCGTTTCCGAGACTTTCCAAAGACAGCTTCAGCGGCTGCCTGAGCGTGGAAATATTATGCTTGATGGCATTTTCCAGCAACAGCTGTAAAGTGACCGGCGGAATCCCTTTTCTTTTATCTTCTTCTGTAATCTGCACCGAAAGCTGAATGGTTTCCCCATGCCGTATCCTGATCAGATGGAAATACAGGTCTACAAATTTCATCTCTTCTGCCAGCGTTACCACATCTTTTTTAGCGGTAGTCAGGATATAGCGGTACACCCTTGATAAATTGGAAAGGAACTCTTGCGCGGCATTCCGGTCCGTTTCAATCAGCTGGGTAAGGATGCTGAAATTATTGAACAGGAAATGAGGATCCAGCTGAAGCTTCAATACCTGCAATTCAGCCTGGAGCGCATTTTCTTTCAGCTGATGGGAAAGCAGTTCCAGCCTGGCGGTTTCAATTACCTTCGCTTTCCAGCGGGCAAAAAAGAAAAATGAATAATAAAAACTGTTGACAAATGCAGCAACCACGATATTGACTACCAGGTAAGCCCGGATCGCCAGTTCCGTTTCTATGTCATCCACTGAAGGTCCGGGCCATATCCAGTTATACACAGCGTCTTCCAAATATAATAGCAGGCACATACAGGCGATGACTACGATGGTGGTAATGATAAAATGGACAAGGATATTATTGCCGTACACTGCTCGACGGTGTACCCATCCGGAGAGCAGTCGAATGACACCGAAAAGGATGGCATACATCAGTATGCTTCCGGAAAGTGTCAGCGCGATTTCAAACCACGCCGCTTCACTATAGAAATCCCACCATTTGCTGGAAGGGTTCAGAAGGTACTGGAT
This genomic window contains:
- a CDS encoding LytR/AlgR family response regulator transcription factor, with the protein product MEYIIIEDEQHNAELLKSMVEKTTGQANLLAVLPTVQDSVDWLVSHSQPDVIFMDIRLADGLSFEIFRRADVQAPVIFTTAYDEYALQAFKVYGAAYLLKPIVREELEEALEKVIHTRSQLSGEDAGAILEMLKTRQKTYRNRFLLHYRETYKIIPTEEIDYICLENKIVYFVLLDGSSVAVPYTLDELEEQLDPQFFFRVNRQYILHVNSIESIHKYFGEKAKIMLKRNRDAEIIVSRIRMPQFKLWLDR
- a CDS encoding AAA family ATPase — translated: MKIIVTGGPGMGKTSIIDTLKEMGYSTVPESGRNIIRNQAETCGDRLPWKDRKGFAEEMFHQAIEDFNCADRHDSLTFFDRGLPDAIGYLLLCQIPVPEAMWLAAQQYRYYEKVFITHPWKDIYINDEERKQTFEEAIKTFEVMDTLYRHLGYRVIEIPQTAVSERAGFILQEIGK
- a CDS encoding Crp/Fnr family transcriptional regulator; the encoded protein is MEHFSKTSIDMFNPLTDQEFLEIKDLFHHQKLKRGDYVFREGDKVSHVYFISSGLVKLFYSDEEAKECILSFAFENWWETDFSAFYHQVPAVSNLQCIEDSEIYSLHYEDYRMLIERYPHVSGYFLDKSVKGHIANQRRILSLLTLSPKKKYEQFLQLYPALVQRIPKSLLSLYLGVSRETLSRLYKSGNQ
- a CDS encoding MFS transporter — encoded protein: MKKDSPMRLDEEHNQNELTLAGTGWQKRYWFIFSGQAFSIIGSALTQFVLMWWIADTTGSVSKLAMAGTVALLPQALLSPVGGVFADRYSRRLIMILADAVSAICMAGLMLLFITDSIELWHIYIMMGIRGAMQAFQAPAAEASAAMIVPEDFLPRAAGLNQILYGATLIASAPMGALAVSVMPLGWALSIDVFTALLGIAPLFFFSIPQYRKPRNGQQLLHNIVSELKEGIILVWNDQGLKRLFLLLGCIVLIIMPTFTFVPLLIKDYFKGSVREVGIMEGLAGVGMIGGGIIITLIAPKRKMIWILTGLGLSCFAISFVALMPADQFWLSVFWWAISSLTFIFANAPLTALLQTVIPNHIQGRVLSLLNMIMGLAAPLGLLIANPLGEWLGIRGLFIGIGFLGGMVAFSGFASRRLRNLEKDEVKL
- a CDS encoding RidA family protein gives rise to the protein MEKQVINPWTWQEERNYVQAVEVRNVESTLYVSGQTAISDDGISSDRDMRSQLLHTIRNLEKVIREAGYELNHIVRLNIYTTSASELFENFGIVQEWLTDNGIRQASTVLEVKSLFETLKVELEATAVK
- a CDS encoding SDR family NAD(P)-dependent oxidoreductase, which produces MKKTILVAGATGSLGEKICRELISRGAEVKALVRTESDAEKVNALENLGVNVIQVDFNASSMLESACSGVSCVVSALAGLHNVIVETQAKLLEAAVKAGVPRFIPSDFCTDYTQLPEGCNRNFDLRKTFAALIDSRPIQATSVFNGAFAYVLQYDIPLMNTKNRTIAYYEGKSGWEIDFTTLDDTAAFTAAAALDDAAPRYLRIAGFRISPEDLVPLTESVFGTPFELQNQGSMEGFMDTITKIRKQHPEGEHQLYPAWQQMQYLYSMFAAHHHTLDNGRYSDLTWTTAEEALTRK
- a CDS encoding Crp/Fnr family transcriptional regulator, with amino-acid sequence MQEFVDFLIRSGHFSNDDLQMILSKFHVKTVRKGQLLLKKGQVASRYYYIRSGALRFVYSEDRELTAWVVLPDEFFTEITSFKHQEPTRFNVEAIEETELYYIEKADMELLYRELPAWQEFGRKIWESMAIRMIDEIIRFQTLTVEERYLEFLKKPGFMQRVSVKQLASYLGITPNALSRIRKNIR
- a CDS encoding sensor histidine kinase is translated as MNIQSRENIGLFGKRLFQWSGVPVSLGLAILIQYLLNPSSKWWDFYSEAAWFEIALTLSGSILMYAILFGVIRLLSGWVHRRAVYGNNILVHFIITTIVVIACMCLLLYLEDAVYNWIWPGPSVDDIETELAIRAYLVVNIVVAAFVNSFYYSFFFFARWKAKVIETARLELLSHQLKENALQAELQVLKLQLDPHFLFNNFSILTQLIETDRNAAQEFLSNLSRVYRYILTTAKKDVVTLAEEMKFVDLYFHLIRIRHGETIQLSVQITEEDKRKGIPPVTLQLLLENAIKHNISTLRQPLKLSLESLGNGKIAVRNNLQRINIDYKSIGLGLKNIRERYLLLDNVTPEIVETPTSFEVVLPLLNL